CCTAGCTGGCTTCCTACGCTTGCGGCGCCCCCCTCGTCCACTGTGGCGCCCACTGCGCTTACACAGCACACACGTGGCTGGAACCGAGCGCTCAGTTTGTACCCTGGATGACGCCGGGCAGAGGCTAGTCCATGCACATGTGTTGCCCTCTGACTTCTTTTTAACGCTTGGCTCTGTTTGTGAAATGTgtgctggtgctgggaaaagtcaGAGGAGGATAACTCAACAGGCTGTACAATCAGGCTTTGAGCACTTTTCTGAAGATATATTACATGACACCACTGAAAGTGTTTCAATGAAAGGAGACCAAAGACAGAGGCAGGCGGGGGTGGCAGGGAACTGGGTCTGGCCCTGCCAGCGCACCCCTGCACCTCCTGGCTCGGTGGGTGATGGAGGGGAAGCCCCACCTTGCCATCTGTGGGTCCCCCTCGATACTGCTGCTAATGGGTTATTAGATGCCCCATACCTCCCTTTCCCATCTTCTTCCGCTGGTGACATCTTCACAGTTggcatcaaaggaatgattttaaGCAGTTACAAAATGGGGATGTAACTTAGTGGGGATATAATAAAAGATGTCTGCTATTTTGAGGGCAAACATAAAAAAGTGAAATGTGTTTTATGGTTTTTTCAGATCTGTTGCCTAATTTCTAGGGCATATTACCAACCCTGtttttcctatttaatttttttttttatatttgttaaaaaaaaaaaaatgcttctcaCCCCTGTTGAAAACGAGCCGTGTTGAGTCATGTGAATGATTTACACACAAGTTCACTCCTTGAAAGTTGGGAGCGCTGCGGATCAGGCTTTACGGGGGTGGAGCGGGCGCagcgaggtgggggggggggggggggcgggctaACTCAACTGATTCAAAGAAACCGGAGAAGGAGACACATGCCCCGAGGTCCGCAGGCTGGGGTCCTGAGTCCTGCTTTCTGGGCTGCCCTCGGGCCGGCCTCGCGAGGTCCGAAGCGGACCCAGTCGGGGTCTCCTGGCCGGAAGCTCACGTCAGCCCTCCCTGCAGGACATGAAGGCGCCCTGCgtctccctctgcctcctgggTGCCGGGCTCTTCCTGTGCTCAGCGCACGCCCGAGGCCTCAGGAGATGCCTCATTTCCATGAACTTGCACCGTGTGGAGGAGAGCTTCCGAGGAATCAAAACAGCCATTGTGAGTGCGGGTTTGGGGTGAAGGCGTGGGAGCGTGCCTCACTTTACCTTAGCGTGACAGCCAGTTTCTGCTCGTCACCTCGGTGTCTCTGGAGGATGTCAGGTCCTCACGGCTTGTGTCTGTCGTGTTTCCCTCCGCAGCAGGCTAAGGACACCTTCCAAAATGTCACCATCCTGTCCCCGTCGGAGACCCTGCACGGCACTCAGGTACGGCCTCTGCTCGCTCCTCTTCTGCGTTTTGTGGGGAGCGGCCCGGGGCTGAGCGGGAATCCGCGCCCTGCGCGCCTCTTCGCTGACCACCCCGGACTCTGAGGCTCCGCCGACCCCTCACGTGTCAGCTGATGTGCGAGGCTGTGCTGGTATCTCAGGGAACTTGAACCCCAGGGAGGGTGTCCACCCCAACAGGGATTAAGGTGTCACATGCCTGGATGGGGCAGGACGTCTATGGCTTAGAGTGACTTTGGGAGGTTTGGTGGGGAAGCTGAGACAATGAACAGTGTCTCAAAAGCTGAAGAGGCTTGGGGTTAGTGGCTAAAAGAAAGGAAGGGTTTGGGGAGAATAGGTGTGTAAGGTCAATGGAAATACGTGCCAGGGGACAGAGAGGCGGCCGGGGTgaagtccctggtggtccagtaagcAGGACTCTGCTCTCACTGTTGAGggcgtgggtttaatccctggtcagggaactaggatcccgcaAGCCAAGAGgcgtgacagaaaaaaaaaaaaagaggcaaacttGAAACTCAGGCTGAGcctcagctttatttatttttggtcccaTCGAGCGGCTTGCGGGATCTCGGTTACCCAGTTGGGGAACCTGTGTCACCAGCAGAAgcagcgtggagtcctaacccctggacagCCAGAGAATTCTGAGCCGTGGCCTTATAATACAGGCCACAGGGAGTTCCTGCAGGTTTTCGAACTAGAGCGGGTGACCACAAAGTCTTTTAGAAAGACAGCCTGGTGATGTTCTTTACGATAGACAGCTTGAGGCCAGAAGGCAGGGAGGGAATGTCTAATTGCCAGACTAGAGGTGCTGAGAGTCCGTGCGTTAGAAAACAGTTGACTTATGAGGTGATGATTCACTTCACAGAAAGGGCCAATGAGAAGTACCTTTAAAAGTGAGCTTCTCCAGTCCTTGGTAGCATTTAGAGAAACCCAGTTCTTTCAGTTATTTATGTGACGGAGTATAAGGCACAAGATCACTCTTCTAGGCAGCATTAGGCTCCTGATTTATTTATGGTAAACACAAGGAGCCACTTCCTAAATTCTATTCTAGTCAATGGTATAGGAGACTTACAGGATTTTATAGCTGGAAGGGACCCAAAGGCCATCTATTGTGAAACCATCATTTTCAAATGACCAAATTGTCGTCTTGGGAGGAAGAATGTCTAGTTAGTAGTGGTTGTCAGAAATAGACTCTCAAATCTCatgcccctgtttcttcgtcctCTCAAGTTGATGGCAAGTGGTCGATGAGTATACAGGTCATTGTCATATTtattctcttcccctctccctctttGATGAGACAAAGGTTACAACTTTTTACCCCTTCGGTGAAAGGAATTAGAAGGaacagaggaagaggagaggttTTGTGTTGCAAGTTCAGTTTCCATCCAGGAAAAGCTACCTGTTGGACCAAGGAGGCTTTGCTGCTTTAATGCTAATGAAGATATAGATGCACCATTGCTATAGACCCTTCTTTTCTCAGACTGACCTATAAATCTCCTACACTGGCTCTTAGGGTGGCGTGCAAACTGCAAGAAGGAAACTCTGGCTGGCCAGTTGCCCTGAGCCATGCCCAAGGAAGTCAGGAGCTTTTCTGAGGAGGACCTGCCCAGATGCATGCATTTCTGCAGCTGTCAGTTTCCATTTTTGCATATCTCCACTCCAACCAAGTGATCCCTGAAGTTTAAAAAGAACAGACTGGAGGAGAGAAGAGCAGTCATCACACTGAAATGAATATGTGCCTAGCACAAGCCTGCCATGCAGCAGTCACTGAGTAAACACCTGTTAGTGGCTAGGGGATGTTACAGAGACGCAGACTTTAGCACAATGTAAGGAAGTGCTTTTCAAGAAAGCTGCTCAGACATCGGTCCTTTCAAAAGGGAGGTGTCTGATCCCTGGAAGCAGTTAGGCAAAAGTTAGTGATATGTCAGGGATGCTACAGAGAGAATTCTAGCCTATAGCTGGGCTCCACTCCTTGTGAATATATCTCCTGGCCATGTGAAAAGAGGGTAAGAACTGCAATCTCTTCTTGGTGACTCTGTCATAAGCAGCTTTGGTGTCATAAGAGGACACTCTGAGACCAGTACAAATGTAAAAAAATGGCTTTTAGTTATCTCACTCCTTGTTGCCCCAACCCAAGCAGGCTGCTTTTGTCTCTAGGATAATAAGAGAAGAGGTCCTCCGGGGCTATCCTTAATTTGTGTCTGTAGCCCTTAGATGTATGCTGCGTGACCAAGAACCTCCTGGCATTTTATGTGGACAGAGTGTTCAAGGACCATCAGGAGCTGAGCCCCCAAATCATGAGAAAAATCAGCAGTCTTGCCAACTCTTTCCTCTACATGCAGAAGACTCTACAACAATGTGTGAGTCACCAGCATTTGCTTGCTGTCTGCCCCATGGAGCCCAGGACACGCTGGCCCTATGTGGCCTTCTGAAATGGTTCTGATGGATGCTATCTCCATTTTATCTCAGCAGAAGCTGTGTCACTGCAGACAGGAAGCAACCAATGCAACCAGAATCATCCATGACAACTATGATCAGgtaagggagggggagaggacaGGGAAGGTGGAGATTCGATGTAGCAGCCTGAATGGGCAGCCTCCTCCCTGCTCAAATTCATCCATTTACCCGACAGTATTGATGACCGGTCTGCCCAGTTCTGTGTCTGCAAAGAGTGTGTTGGTCTTACCTCATTTGTTAATTTCCTGGGCTCTCCTTCCCCATTATGCCTCCACCGTTTTCTTTTCACATATCGGAACTATGTTCAGATCTGAGGGAAAGCACACACCATTTAAGATGAGGCAgagggaggcttcccaggtggcgctagtggtaaagaacctgcctgccaatgcaggttagatgtaagatatgtgggttcaatccctgggtcgggcatggcaacccactccagtattcttgcttggagaatcccaaggacagaggagcctggcaggctgcagtccatggggccacacagagtcggacacgactgagtgacttagcaggcgCGCACAATGCAGAGGGAGCAAAGAGCCCCAGTGAGCTGTAAGCTGTTATGCATGAAACGTGCTACCTGGTAGCGTGTTTCTGCATCACTGTGTCTAGGAACTGTCATCAGCGTCCTGTGCGGTGATGAACAGCACTTCTCATGTAGGTGTGGTTGTTGTATGCGCGCCTCACGTAGAGGTAGAGTTAGCATGTCTCTTACCTGCGTCATTTAGAGATTCTGTTGAAGTGCAGATTCTGGCTGGTAGATCTGGAATGAGGTCTGAGATGCTGTGGTTCACCCACACTCCCGGACTGAGCCAATTGCTTTGAATAACAAGGAGCTGCAGGGTCTGTTCAGAGCTCTTCTTCTTGGTGGAGAGGCTCCACAGAGTAATATCACGATGGCTGAAATTCATATGGTTCTTCCTGTGAACCAGGTATTAAGTGCAGTAAAGGTATTAGCAGCACTTATTCCTTACCACAATGCTACAAGCCATTGTCTATATTTAATAAATTAGAAAACCAAGACACAAACAGGTTACGTAGTTTAACTTTATACCACAACCAAGTGATGGAGGTAGGGCTTGATCCCATGCCATCTGGCTCCACAGGACATACTTTTGTGTCTTACCATCTCCTCCACTCTGCTGAGGTAGAGCTGGAATAAGTCAGGAGATTCGGCTTCCAGTCTAACTCTGCTACCAGTCGGCTGCGTGATTTTGGGCAGGACACCTCCTTAGAGGCTGCAACGTCCAACCCTGTTCCCCCTTCTCACTGCTGGGCCCCTCGGGGACTGCGGCTTTCAGGGAGAGTGGCAGTGGTAGCCCGAGCTGATGAGAACAGGAAAGTAAGTAAgcagagcttccagaaaagcaagtttgtctgtctgttttttttctgtgaaatatggaaaaagaaaaacagagggcAAAGAATGAAGcacttcttattttgtttataagtTGCTGACATGATGTAACTGTGTGTTTGTAGAAAACAATTTAGGTCATCTGTTAGGAAAATAATTTGGGGTCTGTAGGCCCTGCAGAGATAATGGTTGCATAAAAAGCAAACCTCATGGGGACCAGAACATGGGGCAAGTGACTAAAAACTATGGTACAGCTCAGAAAGGCAGGGTGTGATGACGATTTGCACGGTTTCAGCTGGAGGTCCGATCTGCTGCCATTAAGGCTCTGGGAGAGCTGGACGTCTTTCTAGCCTGGATTGACAAGCATCATCGAGGAACTTCCGCTGCCTCAAGACAAGGAACCTGATCTGGGGGGATGAACAGCCCCTGAGAGGCTTCTGGTGGGGGACAGCCAACTTTGAAGGGGAGGGAGACGGGGGAGGCCCTGTTTTATGCAAATGAGGGTCTTTTTGAGGGAGTCTTCCTACTTGTTTGGGATTCTCTTCTCTGGGCTGAGGTGTTGTAAGGGGAAATTCTGGGTTTGAGCACACCTCACCTTGTGGCTAAAATCTCACTGGCTGGGCCCAGCTTGTCTGATCTCACCTGAAGGTATCCAAGCAGTCTgctgtttttatatttgtaaCAAAATATGTCTGTTGTGAGGTCCTGTGGGGCCATcctggagggagagggtgggcttCCCTAATTTATTGTGAAGTTTCTTATCCCATGTCTGTGATGTGAGCTAAGCGATATCCTGTGGTGCATATTGTACTGACTGGTTTTTCCGAATAAATTCTGTTCTTTACCAATTAGTGGAAGTGTTTTCTGTTTTAGGAAGACCAGTCAAGGACCATGAATGGAGACTATGAGAAATGAAAGGGGCCTTTGGGGAATTCCCGGGTGGTCTAGTGGTGAGGACTCTGAATTCTCACTGcgaagggcctgggttcagtccttggttggggaacaaaaTACAAGTCATGCAGTactgccaaaaacaaataaataaatttaaaaaaaaagaaatgaaatgggccttgaagaacaaaaacagatgggaagactgaggcctAGAAAGGGGTAAGAATTTACTCAGAGTGAGTGAGGAGTGAGTACAGGGGAGGGTTTCACACTGGGCTCCACCCAGCGCCTGTGCTCCACGTGAGGATCGAGAGGGTGGACACAGGGCTCTACTCATGACTCCTTGCCGTCTCTCCATTTctgatctctctttctctgtgtttctgtcttttctctctgtctctctgttatTGAATGGGGTCCCAGTGCTCATGGCTTTCAAAATCAGTACTCACAAATGTTGATGTAAAGGAAAGTTGCCTTTTATTCAGAATGCCAGCAATCTGGGGACAGGATGGGTCTCTGCCTCCCCCAAAAAACCACCTCTGAAGATTCTGCTCAGCCGTAAAAGCTTTTAAAGGGAAACAGGGAAATAACCTCAGTTAATCATCGAGATGGGCCggtgtcgggggtggggggtgggggctggggagggggggtcAGAGTTGTCACCGtcccccactgtgtgcaggcTTGTTGACCCTGTCTgacctttcttatttctttagatGTTATCTTGTTCACACCGTTTGTTCAAAAGATCAGTGAAGGGGAAGCTGGGGAGGAGATCTGGTGATGTGTTAATTACTTATTCTTTACTTCTATTTCTTTGATCTATGGAAAGAAACAAGTTAGACAGAGTACTCTGTGATCAAAAGATGTGCAAAGCGTGCCAGGGCCAGAGGTGAGCAGAGCATGGGGGCCTGGTGTAAGGTTAGTGACAAGAGCGGGTGCCTCCTGCAGAGAGCTCTTTTCCTGCCCAAAGCTGCCTACGTGTCTGTCTTGTCTCTCCGTCAATTCTTTCTTATTGCTCCCAACCTAGATATATCTTTTCAGGCCCTAAATTCATCACCCACGGGTATGTATGTGGAGTTGGAGAGAAGGTATTTCTAACAAAGGGATGGTTGTCATGGTGACAAAGCTGAATGACTGTAGCCCAAGGCAAGAGGAATTCTGGGTAGAGGTGTTCTGGTGGAAATGGGCACCAACTTCCAGCAGACAGGCCTCAGATGGCTACTGACAGTAAGAGCCCATACTTACTGAGCAGCTGCTGTGTGCTGGATGCTGAAATCAGTGCTTTACGTGTACCATCCTGGGTCCTGCACCTATAATGTAACTGGCTGGCTGAAGCAACCTTTCTTTATTCCTACCTGGGAAAGAGAGTTCATAGAACAGGCTTTAGTGTTTGAAGTCAGCCAGTCCTGGCTCCAATCCCGTGTGACTCTGAGCAAATTACTTAGTGTCTCTAAGTCTCAGTGTCCTCGTGGGTAAAACGGAGATAATAACACCGGTCTCCAAGTGTCGCTGTGAGTTAGGAGTGAGATGAGGGCCCCGCAGCCCTGCAGAGTGGGAAGCCGCACGTGTTGTGTAAAGAGTGCCGAGTCAGGAATCACAGTCTGGCTCCAAGTCTGCCGTGACGCGCCCAGGACAGGTCCCCACATTGCTTTGACCCTCAGTTGTCTGCAGTGTGGATACTGACCCCTGTGCTGTCATGTGAAAGCCAGAGCTTTATGATGGCCTAAGAAGCCCTCATACCTGCACACACTGCCTTCCCAACGGTCTCCTCGTACCATGCCCCCACTTCTTGCCCAGGCTCAGTACCCCTTGACCACGCTCACCTGCGTCATGTTCCTAAAACACATCAGGCTTGTCCTCACTTAGGGCCTTTGTGCTTtgcgtgcacatacacacacaagccgAGATAGGATTAGGAGAAACCTCCAATGTTATGCTGGGATGGGATTAACAGGCTATTAAGAAGCAGTGTTTACAGAGGACTCAGCCTTCTCAAGGTGGCCTGGCTGGATGTCCATCCTGAGCTGACTGGATGATGGCAAGGCCAGCTTCATGAGAGCGTGTCTTATCTTCTGACTGCCCCGGGTGTGTTTCCCACAGATACCTGCACGGCTTGCACCTCCCCCTTGTTCAGGCCTTTACTCAAAAGGTATCCTATTTAAGCATAAACTCCCCCATTTCCACCTTTAGCACATCTTATACCCTTTCCTGGCTTCCCCAGCATCCTACTTTATCATATCTGTTTCTCTACtcaaatgtaagctccatgaggataGGTTTGTTCACTGCCTGGCACTTAGTGTTACATTCACATTTCATGAATACATGATCTAGATGAATTAACACAAAAATAATGGCAAACACTCCTTTAGTGCTTTTGTAAGCCAAGCAGTCATCTAAGTAATATACATAATGTAAcatattatgaatatatatttcattttaattttcaaggtAGTCCTATAGAAATGagagtgaaataaaatgaaaaaggccCCCTCTTTGAATGTTGACCATACAGATCGTTGAACCTTGGGGAAGAACCTGGACATAGAGGTCAGGAAACACCTGATGTCATACAGATCATAAGCGGCAGAGCCCGGCTTCCAGTCCCCTCAGCCTGGTTCCAGGGTGAGCTTTACAGTCAACAACAGTGTTCAGGTGTTGAGCACTTATTACGTGCCAGGTGAAAatacttcctttttctcctttacatCGCATGATAATCCTCTACAGGAAAGATTATTAACAACCCAATTACACAGATGATGAGGCCTGAAGCTTATCGAGGTTCAACAACACAAAAAGGGTCACACAGTTAGTTATGGAACTGGGGTTTGTTACGTTAATTAAACAAGGAGACCCTTAGAGTGAGGCGGCTGTGATGCccttgggtgggtgggggggaggggtctGTATGAGCAAACCAAAATCTAAGCCTGCAAATGCCTCAAGGTTATGAAATAAAAACTCTGAGGACCAGTCACTGAGAGCCAACTAGATGTTACGCTGCAGCCGAACAGCTTCTTCCTTGGCTTCTGCACCTTCTCTGCTTAGGTCCTTCCCAGCTGGCTCCTGACCACTGAGAGCTCCTAACCACTTGCAGTTTGGCACTGCTGATTCCAAGAGATTTTTGTTCAAATAAACtggtaaaaacaattttttaatgtgcatcagtttatcttttaacaataCCCAACGCAGGTGTTCTACCCCACCTTGCAAGCATAGTGGACAACGGAAGAGGAGCTTTATCGGCATAAGGAGCTGTACCTACAGGAAAGAAACATTGTTTTATCAATGGATGTAAAAgtagaggaggaggagatggagtcagagagcaagagagaggaaGAACTATTAAAGGAGAAGTGTCCCCCGCCCCCATATCTCCCACCTGCTTACTTCACTTTGACTCTCGCTTGCCTGTCTTTCCTTGCTCTCCTTCCAGACTTGAAGAATGTGTCCTGGCTCTTGTGTAGTCCACAGGGGGCATGGCAGAGAGTTATGCTTTTGTTCCTTGGTGTTATTTTTTGTTGGtgttattatttattgagcacacaGCTGGGGCTTAATAAATGCCTGCTAAGGAACCAAGTATACAATTCTCTCCCAAACCATGCCCTCTGAGTCCTTGATTAGCTCCTAGGAGGCACCCTTGAGAAATCTGGGGCTCACCTTCCACAGCTCAGGTGCAAGGGGAGGGAACCCATAGCCTGTGGCAGGACCCTGTGGTACTTTATGTATATGGCCTcacttccttgtggctcagatggtaaagactcttcctgcaatgtgggatacttaggttcgatccctgggtggggaagagagtctggagaaggaaatggcaacccactccagtattcttgcctggagaattccatggaagaacctggaaggctacagtccatagggtcacaaagagtcggacgcgactgagctactaacacactaAAGCTCAGAGGATCGGAGGAGGTTGTAGGTCTCATTCCCTTGTGACCAGCAGAGGCATCTGAGactcagggaggtgggaggacttgcctgaggtcacatggCTGAAGGATGGCAGGTCCAGAAAGTGAACCCAGGTCTGATCTTCCTGGATCCAGTGCTCTCTCCCCTTGCTGCTGGGGAAGTTCACTTTGTTTGGACCAAGCTATCTAACCCAGAGCCCCAATTGCTACACTGGCTGCCAGCAACACAGATCTTTAAGCCCAGCTGCATAAAAAGGGGCCTGGACTTGCCAGCAACAAGCTTGTGAAGTTACACACATATTTATGGAccaaaagagagggaagaagcaGAGGCCGATTTCTGAAGGTGTCACACGATGTTCCTGGCA
The genomic region above belongs to Cervus elaphus chromosome 14, mCerEla1.1, whole genome shotgun sequence and contains:
- the IL19 gene encoding interleukin-19 isoform X1 — translated: MKAPCVSLCLLGAGLFLCSAHARGLRRCLISMNLHRVEESFRGIKTAIQAKDTFQNVTILSPSETLHGTQPLDVCCVTKNLLAFYVDRVFKDHQELSPQIMRKISSLANSFLYMQKTLQQCQKLCHCRQEATNATRIIHDNYDQLEVRSAAIKALGELDVFLAWIDKHHRGTSAASRQGT
- the IL19 gene encoding interleukin-19 isoform X3 encodes the protein MKAPCVSLCLLGAGLFLCSAHARGLRRCLISMNLHRVEESFRGIKTAIAKDTFQNVTILSPSETLHGTQPLDVCCVTKNLLAFYVDRVFKDHQELSPQIMRKISSLANSFLYMQKTLQQCQKLCHCRQEATNATRIIHDNYDQLEVRSAAIKALGELDVFLAWIDKHHRGTSAASRQGT
- the IL19 gene encoding interleukin-19 isoform X2, coding for MKAPCVSLCLLGAGLFLCSAHARGLRRCLISMNLHRVEESFRGIKTAIQAKDTFQNVTILSPSETLHGTQPLDVCCVTKNLLAFYVDRVFKDHQELSPQIMRKISSLANSFLYMQKTLQQCKLCHCRQEATNATRIIHDNYDQLEVRSAAIKALGELDVFLAWIDKHHRGTSAASRQGT